A single window of Acidimicrobiales bacterium DNA harbors:
- a CDS encoding HNH endonuclease has product VIHADPAVLAGGEGLAEIEGGPQVATETARRLACDARWQLVAEGESGEALGLGRQRRQVPRWLARQLRRRDRGCRFPGCARARWLHAHHLLHWADGGPTDPANLVMLCGHHHRLIHEGGWRIEGHPGDELAFVHPGGTVLTTRPPPLRPEVRERLLA; this is encoded by the coding sequence GGTGATCCACGCCGATCCCGCAGTCCTGGCCGGCGGCGAGGGCCTGGCCGAGATCGAAGGCGGCCCCCAGGTCGCCACCGAGACGGCACGGCGTCTGGCCTGTGACGCCCGCTGGCAGCTGGTGGCCGAGGGTGAATCGGGCGAGGCCCTCGGTCTCGGGCGCCAGCGCCGTCAGGTGCCGCGCTGGCTGGCCCGCCAGCTCCGGCGCCGGGACCGGGGCTGTCGCTTCCCCGGCTGTGCCCGAGCCCGCTGGCTGCACGCCCACCACCTCCTTCACTGGGCCGACGGTGGTCCGACCGACCCGGCCAACCTGGTCATGCTGTGCGGCCACCACCACCGCCTCATCCACGAGGGGGGCTGGCGCATCGAGGGCCACCCCGGCGACGAGCTGGCCTTCGTGCACCCGGGTGGCACGGTCCTCACCACCCG